A genomic window from Arvicola amphibius chromosome 5, mArvAmp1.2, whole genome shotgun sequence includes:
- the Snx5 gene encoding sorting nexin-5, which translates to MAAVPELLEQQDEDRSKLRSVSVDLNVDPSLQIDIPDALSERDKVKFTVHTKTTLPTFQSPEFSVTRQHEDFVWLHDTLTETTDYAGLIIPPAPTKPDFDGPREKMQKLGEGEGSMTKEEFAKMKQELEAEYLAVFKKTVSSHEVFLQRLSSHPVLSKDRNFHVFLEYDQDLSVRRKNTKEMFGGFLKSVVKSADEVLFSGVKEVDDFFEQEKNFLINYYNRIKDSCAKADRMTRSHKSVADDYIHTAACLHSLALEEPTVIKKYLLKVAELFEKLRKVEGRVSSDEDLKLTELLRYYMLNIEAAKDLLYRRTKALIDYENSNKALDKARLKSKDVKLAETHQQECCQKFEQLSESAKEELINFKRKRVAAFRKNLIEMSELEIKHARNNVSLLQSCIDLFKNN; encoded by the exons CTCAGATCTGTGTCTGTGGACCTGAATGTTGACCCTTCGCTTCAGATTGACATACCTGATGCTCTCAGTGAGAGAGATAAGGTCAAGTTTACAGTGCACACCAAG ACCACACTGCCCACATTTCAGAGCCCAGAGTTTTCTGTTACAAGGCAGCATGAAGACTTCGTGTGGCTGCATGACACTCTTACTGAAACAACAGATTATGCCGGGCTTATT ATCCCTCCTGCTCCTACAAAGCCAGACTTTGATGGCCCTCGAGAGAAGATGCAGaaactgggagaaggggaaggatcTATGACAAAAGAAGAATTTGCCAAGATGAAGCAAGAACTGGAAGC TGAGTATCTTGCTGTCTTTAAGAAGACTGTGTCTTCCCATGAAGTTTTTCTTCAGCGACTTTCTTCTCACCCTGTTCTCAGTAAAGACCGCAACTTTCATGTTTTCCTGGAATATGATCAGGAT TTAAGTGTTAGGCGGAAAAATACCAAGGAGATGTTTGGTGGCTTTTTGAAAAGCGTGGTGAAGAGTGCTGATGAAGTCCTTTTTTCCGGAGTGAAG gAGGTGGATGACTTCTTTGAACAAGAGAAGAACTTCCTTATTAATTATTACAACAGGATCAAGGATTCCTGTGCTAAAGCTGACAGAATGACCAGATCTCATAAAA GTGTTGCTGATGACTACATCCATACTGCAGCCTGCCTGCATAGCTTGGCCTTAGAAGAACCCACAGTCATTAAAAA GTACCTATTGAAGGTTGCAGAGCTATTTGAAAAACTGAGG AAAGTGGAAGGTCGAGTCTCATCAGATGAAGATTTAAAACTGACAGAACTCCTCCGATACTACATGCTCAACATAGAGGCTGCAAAG gaTCTGCTATACAGACGCACAAAAGCTCTAATTGACTATGAGAATTCAAACAAAGCTTTGGACAAAGCCCGGTTAAAAAGCAAAGATGTCAAGTTGGCTGAGACTCACCAGCAGGAATGCTGCCAGAAGTTTGAACAGCTTTCTGAATCTGCAAAAGAAG aaCTGATAAACTTCAAACGGAAAAGAGtggcagcatttagaaagaaccTAATCGAAATGTCTGAACTGGAAATAAAGCATGCCAGG aacAATGTCTCCCTCTTGCAGAGCTGCATTGACTTATTCAAGAACAACTGA